The window TTCACCAGCGCTTCATTTCCGGTTTCCAGGATGATCAGATAGGATCCCGCAGGAAGTGAGGTATTGTAAGGAATGGTGAAGTAGGTAGAAGGTGTTTTTTTCACTGCCGGATAAACTTCGTGAGAAATCATGTCAATAATTCTTACATTGATTATGGCAGCTTTGTCCAAACCAACCAAAATAGTGAATACTCCATTATTGGGGTTGGGAAGAATGGTAAATTCTCTTACATTGGAGGCTTTTTCAGGGTTCAGATTTACTCCGTTTGTATTTTCTTCTACGATTACCTTTTTAGAGAAGATCTTTTCGCATTCGCCCTGTGTTCCTTTAAGCCCAATTTCATAAGCGCCTAATTGTAAGAATTTAAGTTCTATGAAATCATCTGTTTTATTAATCACCTGAATATCCGGTGTATCAGGAACCACCCATTCTACTGTCTGAGGTTTTGTAGGTGATGTATTGACCAATACTACTGTTGCTTCCCTGTAAGCATGGGTGGTTAACATAAACTGCGGATTGAGGATTTCAGAAGAATTTTTAATCACAACGGTATCGGTTGCAGTACATCCTTTAGAATCTGTAATGAGTACAGTGTATATTCCTGCAGCAGATATTGTGATGAACGGATCTGTAGAGATGACGTTTCCGTTTTGGTCTTTCCATTGGTAAGTTGCAGCCGGATCAGTTATCATTACATTATAGGTTTGGGAATCTCCCAGACACAGCGTTCTGTCTTTGCCCAAGTCTACTGTAAGCTGTACAGGATCTGTTAAAGTATACTGTCTGAAAATACTGCATCCGTTAGCATCCGTAACAGTAACGGTGTATTGGCCTGCAATAAGACCTGTATTATTTTCTCCCGATATTCCATTGGTCCAGCCAATCGTATAAGGTGCTTTTCCTCCTGAAACGCTTATTTTGATTTCGCCGTTAGCAGCCCCGTAACAAATGGGATTCTGTACCAAAATATCATCAATCGCCAACTGATTGGGCCCCTGAACCTGTACACTTCCGCTTACTTTACAGTTTTTGGCATCATTCACAAGAACGAAATAATTTCCGGCAGATAATCCTGTAACCGTAGGGGTTGTATCATTGGTATTCCATTGGTAAGAATACGCTCCTGTTCCGCCGGCAGCTGTAACAGAAACCTGTCCTCCATTTTGCCCGTAACACGCAATGGTATTGGCTGCCAGGGTAATTGCCAATTCAGGAGGAAAAACAAGAACATATTGCGCATCTGTTGTGTTATTTTTTGAATCTTTTACCAGAACTTTATAGGTTCCGGTTGTTAGATGATCCAAAGTAGCCTGATTGGCCCCAGAAATATCCTGGAACAACCCATTATTCAGAATCTGCCATTGATAGGTGTAGTTTCCTACCCCACCGGTGACTACAGCTTTAAGGATTCCGTCTTCTGCTTCATCAGGAACTCCATTATTATTCATGTCCGGTTTGAACTGATAATTATTGGCTATATTACAGGATATTTGTTTTTCAAGCTGAATATTAGCCACCAGAGGATCCGGCTGATTTACAATAAATTCCTGGGCTATAATTCCGCAATTACCCAGCTGGCTTGAGGCTGTCGAATAGTTTTTATCTTTTACGGTCAAATAATAGATTCCCGCAGGAAGTCCGCTCAGCAAAATGGTATATGGGCTGTTCACCGCGTCTGTGGTGATTCCTGATGTAATCACGGCACCTGAAGGGCTGTCTTTTCGCCATTCAAAATTGTAAGACCCGTCTGCATTAGGGGTTCCTCCGACGACTCTCACAGAAATATATCCGTTACTTAAACCATATCCTGTAGGCTGTGAAACTTCTGTTTCTGCTGCCGGAAATGCAATGGCCTGAGAAGGCTGTGTGATTGTTACCGTTATTTCTTTTTCATTGCCATTATCTTTTGCCACACAGAGATTAGAATCTCTTACTTTTATTTTATAGATTCCTGCCCCTAACCCCTGGATTATTGTTGTATTTCCACTGCTGAAATTCGTCCAGTCTACATAGGGCTGTCCGTCTTTTGTAACCAAATACTGATACTGATTCTGTCCGCCTGCAGCTGTTAAAGAGATATTCCCATCACTGCCCTGAAAACAGTACACATTGGTTTGTGAAGTCATGGAAAAAGTAACCGGGGTGGGTTTGGTGATCTCAAAACTAACGGTATGGCTTGGAGCATCGGTATAAGTAGCATTAGCATTATAAGTTCCTAAGAGTCCCAATTTATATTTACCCGGCGGCAAATTAGGAATAACAAGCGTGGTACCGGTCTGTAAAAATGGGGTCAGATCTCCATTCGGGAAACCTGAATTTGTAAGATCAACGGCTGCCCCTGTATCTGTATTTAATAATGATACTTTTAAATTTTCACCCGCAATTAATGTTCTGTCAAAATTTAATGTGATGCTTCCATCCGACGTGTCTGAACATTTTGTAGGTGCAACGGTATTTGACGGGATGTGCGGTGAAGATTTTATCATCGTCAGAATAACAGGAGAAGAAACCGCCTGATATACTCCATTGGATAAACATGAAGCCACTCTGAAATAAATATTCTGTCCCAGATATTGCGAGTAATTATTTCCAAAAAGATCTTTGGCGGAAACACTCAGCTTGTTCAGCGTGTATAAAGAGGGATCCACATCAACCCAGTTGACATTATCCAGACTATACTGATAATGGTATAAATTGGCAGCAAACCCTTGTTTCGCATACAGATTTACTTTATCATCTGATGGTAAATTGGTATTGGGCTGGCTTGTACCGGGAAGATTTTCAGATATAAGCGTATGTACCGGAAGAAATCTCAGATCATAATTAAAAGGGGGATCAAAGTGATCGCTATTTTCAGCATTAGGGAAATATTCTACCACATGTATTGGTGTACATATATCTGTTGTACGGAAATAATCGCCTTCATGAACTTCAGTATTAGTGCTTTGTTTAATCCAGTTTATAAACATATTATAACGAATTCCCACCGGTTTTTTAGGAGTGGTATAAATATTAGAATAGTTATAGGTGGAATTTCCTGGATTGTCATTAAACAATTGTTTATAAAAGATTTCATCTCTGGAGCCATCCTCATAATACATAAAAATATGCATCTCTGAGTTATTTGAATTGTTCTGAATATTGTGTGTTATAACGGCATTAAAGTTCTTAAACTCAACTTTATATTCCGCCTGTCCTCCCTGTCCCCAAAGGAAAACATGAAACACGATCAATAGTAATATTACAATTTTCTTCATCCCTTTTAGTGTTTTAAATTTTTTAATATTCAATAGTTATCTTTTCTGTTTTTGCCAGCTGGTTATTTTTGAGCATAGGTTTTATCAGATAGGTGTAAGAATTGCCTGTCTGAACTGATTGATCTTCAAGAAAATTCTGAGCTCCGCTGAGGGTTCCCCACAGGGTTGGTTTTTCGGTTCCTTTTTGGCGATAGACGATAATTTCTCCTACATCCTTGCTGCTAATTTTCCAGTTCAGCTCAATTTGCTTTTTATTTCTGTTTGCCGCACCGGAAAGATTGGTCAATATGGATAAAGCTTCAATTCTGTTGCTTCTGAGTGTCATTTCCTGGGATTTATCAGACTTAAGCTTGCTTTTATCAATGGCCAGCAAATAATAAGTATAGCTTTTATCTGCTTCTACGTCTTTGTCGGTGTAAGTATAAGCCGGCTGTATATCTTTGGTTTCATAAATCATTTTCCAGCTTTTGTCGGCTCCTTCTTTTGCCTGGCGGAACAATTGGTGGGCCGCAACATCGTAACTGTGGCTTCTCATCCAGTTGATGGTGATTTTTCCATCGTCTTCCAATTTATATTCTGTGAAAACAGGAGTCTGAGGTTTTACTTTATCCGGCTTTTCAAGTTCAAGAATGATGGATGGTCTGGACTGATTTTTTCTTCGGTCTGTTGCGGTGATATAATAATATACTTTCGAGTTAAGATTTTCCAGAACCACTTTATCTTCAAAATGATTTTCGGTGATCGCCTGAGGCGTTACACGCACCAGTTCGTCTCCTTTTTGAATCCCTCTGAATATATGATAGCCTTCAAGATCCTTCTCAGTATTGGCTTTCCATTCCAGATGGGCTACTCCCAACGTATCTATTTTTCCTTTAAATTCTAAAGGAGTATCGGGAGGTGTCACATCATTCGGCTGGGCAAGAACAGAAAACGACTCCCGTTTGTCTCCGGCTTTTCCGATGGCCTGTATTTTATAATAATTGGAAGGAGCCAGACTTTTTGTGATAAGACTTCTATCACTCACAGGAATCTTATTTTTGATCACTTTATAACTGTTTTGCATATCCGTTTCTGAATGCAGTAATTCGAATGAGGTAATATTTTTTTCGTCTTCTTTAGGAAAATCCCATTCAAGCTTTATGGTTTCATCTTCATCAATGATAAAGTTTGAGATTCGAGGCGTGGCTTCCAGACTTTTTTTCCCTGCTCCCGAAACGATATCGGAATAAGGCCCATACTCTCCGAAGATTGTTTTTCCACGGATGCGGTAGCTGAATTCTGTAGTATTCTGAGCCAATGAATCTACAAAGGTCATTCCCTGTACCTGCCTGCCTTCATTATCATTCATATTCATCACCGGAAGATTGCCCAGAGGTTTGAAGCTTCCTCCATTCTGTGCTTTTTCAACAAAATAAGCGGTATAAATATCTCTTAGCTGTAAATATTCCCAGGAAAGCGTTACGGTTTTATCTTTAAATATTCCGATAAAATCTAAAGGTTTTGGAAGCTCAGTATTGGCTGAGACAGCGGCCAGCGCATCGCCTTTCTGTACCAGCAGGCTTCCTTCCGAGGTGTTGATGCTTACGGTATAGAGATATCTTTCATTCGGTTTTACGCTGGTATCCGTATATGCCCAGCCGGCCAGTTTTGCCACTTTAAAATCAAGATCGGCAGCCATTAGCGCATAGGCAAAACGCTGTTCCACTTCCTGAGATTTGCTTACAACTCCTTCAAGCTTTCCCTGCTTCTCGCCCATTTCTACTTCAAAGCTGTCTCCGAAAAGAGATTGTGCCACAATAGCGGCGTTGTCGTTTTCCTGAACCAATTTCTTCCATTCGTTCTCGGAGGCGGGTTTGAATATGCCCAGATCTTTTTCTTCGGCTTTCTCCAGCACTTTTCCGTCACGGGAAAGCGTGAATCTTTTTAGGGAAAAACCCATTTTATTGGCTTTTTGCCAGGCAATAGGTTCATCTACCGCCCATCGTAAAGAGATGTGGTCTTTTTTACTGTCTACTTTCAGACGAATGTGAGGAATAATGGTTTTATCACTATTCTTTTGCTGTCCCCATAGTAAACTACAGAAAAACAGAAGGAATACATATTTTTTCAAAATTGCGTTTTTAAATGTTTAATGTAAGATCATTCACATGGTTTTTATCATCGGATATTTCTCAGAAATCCGGATCAAATGTAGTTTTGCTTCAATATCATTTTATTTATATCATCTTCCTGCTCTATAAAAAACAGGAAGATGAATGGTTTATTTACTTTTTACAGCTGGTTTGATAATCATCCAGAATTTTGATGAGCCCATCTTTGGTTGTTGTATCATAGCTGGAAAAATTCATGGCCGGACAGTTGACATATTCATCGAATATTTTTTTCATTTTTTCCGGTTTTCTTGTTCCAAAATCACCTTTTTGTCCTAAATAAGCAGCTTTTGGCTGATCTGCCAGTTTCAAATAATAGTTATTGGGAGTCCTGAGATTGACGAGAACATAACTTCCGTTATTCTCTGAAAGGATTTCTGTAAACTTACTTCCAAACATATCGGTTCCTGCAACTCCTATAAAACATCTTTCACCAGCACAGAATTTCACGCCGTCTCTGGCTTTGAAAAATTCATTTTTCCCTTCTACATTCAGGGTTACAGATCCTCCGTAATTGGTAAGGTCACCCATTCCTTTTTCTCTTCCCATTTTGGCATCAAGAGATTCAAATTCTATGGTAATATTTCCTTCTTTTTTGGTTCCGGATTTGTCGATAACATATCCGGGAATGTTGTAGATGTTGATAGAATTGGCTTTTGCCTGGTTTTCAGCTTCCAGATTTTTCTGATTGACTGCATTTCTCTTTTCTTGTTCTATTCGCTCAAAAACCGGCCTCATATCTCCCAGAGAATATCCATTAGCATAAAGCTTTTTCACCAAACGATCTGCTATATGATCTACTGAAAGAGGTTTTGTATAATCCCAACCATTTTTAGCAGCCATTGGAATTATCTTATTATCAAAAGTGTAAATTTTTAAACCTACCTGTTCATTATTAATATCACTGTCTGTACATGGCAGTTTGGCAATAAGTACTCCATTAACGTCAAATACACGATATTCTAAAAACTTGTGTACCATTGGACTACCTGAAAATTTAGATTGTGACGGATCCACAATTACTCTGGTAATACTTCCTATAATTTCGCCGTTTTTATTTTTGATATGATCTTTAAAATCTATCGAAAGTCCCAGATCATCTTCATTTTTTGCATTTGCTTTTTGGGATGCAGTACTTTCATTTCTTTTTTCAGAAAGAGAGCGATCTGCAGTCAGGAAAAATTCATTTACTTTGGCTTCATCAATACCGTCTTTTGTGATAAGATCTTTTGCCATCATATTCTGAACCAATATTTTTCCCATACTCAAAGTAAAAGTTACATTATCAGAAAATTCAATTTCTTTTACATTACCATTTGCTCCTATACATTCAATCCAGCCACGATCCGGTTGTGTACCACTTGTTTTTGGGCTAATAATTGCAGCGCTAAACTGAAATTTACCATTCATATCGCTAAACCTATAGACCCTATTTTTATCCTCTACTTTAGCAACCACTTTATCATCCAAAAGCAGCTCTCCTTTTTTTATTTTTATTTCCTGCGAGAATGCAGAAATACCCACCAGCATGGTGGAGATTACGAAAATTTTTGTGTTTATCATTTGTGTTGTTTTTTATTTGTCAAAAATTATTTTCTATTATATTTCTATAGTCCATTAATATTTTTTATTACCTTGATTAAACCTATATTTTTTATTAGGTAAATGATTTTTTCTTTATATCATTTAAAATTCTCATTCTTTAATTTTAGATTTTATTTATTTTTTTTAATTTAAAATACATTAAAAGATGTAATGGGAAAAATGATATAAATAATCTAATTCCTAGATGAAAAATTCCTTTATTAGAAGAAGCATCCAACATAAGACCAACAAAGATTATTATCAAAAAATAAACAATTCCTGATATGATAAAATACACTGTTCTCCTATTTTTTTGATTAAACAAAAGATAAGATAATGAGCTAAAAAATAAGAGGAAATAGGAAAAAATATAAGCTAAATAAACTAATAACAACCCCGAGTTAACCATATGGTCATCAATAGGAAAATCAGTTTTACATAGTAAAATAATGCTTAGAATACCTATAATAAAATTTATTATATAATAGATGAAAATTTCTAATTTCATTGTTATAGAAATACCAATAAAAATCGCTAATATTAGAATTATATACATAGTTTATTTTATAACTGTTACTTTATAAGCTATTAAATTATTAACAGTAGATTCGTGAGCATATGAAATGGTATTTACTTTTTCCACTTTAATGCTCCTTTTGAGAATAGCTTGTCCTATCATATATTTTTGTGTTTAATTAAAAATGGATTATATATGAAATTAAATCCTAACCTCTTTATCCTCAAGCAACCAATAATTGACATTCACATCTGAATTTAGAGGTATTATAGTTTCTTCTTTATTGGAAATTCCATTCTGTCCTTCAAAAAAAATGTTTATCATTCTAAATCGTATGTTTTAATATTGTTTTCGTTAAAATATTTTTTCCACTCATCCCCTCTCAAATTCTCTATAAATTCAAACTGATGTTCTCCTCCTTTATAAATAAGATCCGTTTTAAGAAGTCTTTCAAACTCTTGAAGTTCATCCAAAGAATTAGCTCCGGAAAGATCAATAGCTTGTCCATCTCTTAGAGGTCCTACTATTCCGTCTCTTACTGGAAGACGTTTTATTACAGTATATTCTCGTGTTACTAAACCTCCTTGAATATCTTCTTTTTTCCAATCTTTAAGAATACCTTTATATTTGTTATTGTATTTTCCAAACATTCTCTAGTATCAAAATCCAACGTGAGGGTTGCTTTTCACCATAAGTAAATAATAGTAGTAAATTATTTTTCATAAGATAATTCAAACCTAAATGACTTTCAGATTTATAATAATTTGCATTTTTCATTAAATCTGCATATTCATTTTCAGAAATTAATCTTTTAATATATCCTGGAATATTATTTTTTATTTCGCCTTTTTCCACAATTATCTCCAGATCATTTTTACTTAAAAAGTCTTCAATATTTTTAAAACTGTTATTAATTAGATCAGAAATTTTAAAAGTTATATTTTCTTCTCCAAGAATTATATTAAACTCATGGTTAAGTTCCGCACATATACCATCATATAGAACTTGAGATTTATTATCTATCAATTTATCTATTTTCATAATAATTATTTTTTAACATTAATCCATTTACCACCTTCAAATTTCAATTTTTCAATTATTTCAATATGATCTAAAATATCATTAAATTTTGAACTAGACTTTACTTGATCTGCTGTTCCCATATATTCAAACCATGGAATTGCTTCACCATATTCAAAAAACAAGCCTGGTACATCATCTTTAATTCTAAATTTATAATAATAAGTTCCTTCTTTAATTTTATTTGCTAATGCTCGGGAATCATAAGTAAAAACTAAATCAGCTACACCTTCTGTACTATTTAATACGGGACTGGCAAAACTTCCTCCTAATCCATCAGCATATTTTCCAACTTGGAATCTATCAAATACTTTTCCTACTAATTGTGAACTCATTTCAACTTTCTCAATACTTTTAGCACCATTAAAAGGTGGCCAGCCTCCATTCAGATTATTATCTTTAAATAGTTTCTCCAAATCACTCCATTTTTCTTCTCCCCATAACTTGTAAGCTTGCTTAGCCAAATCTTCTTTTGCTCCACCAGCAAAATCTCCAACCGTAGCTATAAAATCTTCATACTTGATACCCTTATAAACAATAACAATATCTTTTCCTTTCAGGATATCAACAGCCTCATCAACAGTTTTACCTTTTAAATCATTAGACAATTTTACAAAATCGTTATAATAAGGTTCTGTTTTCTCAACCGTAGCCAGAAGTTTTTCTGTCCTTAAAAGTTTTGCTTCTCCTATTACAGGAACTACAATACTTGCAATAAAGAAAGTTGCTTTGCCTTGTACATATGGGTTTGTATAATTTTTCTTTGCCCAATCCCAAGCGGCAGTAATCAACTGATTATATTTTGTAACCTCTTGTGGACTTACAACTCCCATACATTCATACATATATTGAAGCTGATTCTGGTTTTGCCCAACAATCATAAGAGTTGTTCCACGCTTATCAGTAAGGCATTTAATATCTTTTATCAGTTTCTCTACAGCAATTTTAGTGATACCACTTGCCATCGCGTCTACATCTATAGTATGTAAAAATTCATTTACAAAACCATAAGAAAATTTAGTCAGGTAAGAATCACCAGCATTCAGTTTATCTTCTTCGGACATACAGATACCATATTCTAAACCTCCTGTATATAAAGCAAGACCTAACCCTGCTGGTGAAGGGCTCTTCTTAATAACTTCCTTAGCTCGTGCTGCAGATCTTCTAAGACACTCAATACCTCCGTTTCCAATTGTATTTTTATAAAACTGGTCAATATCATCGTTACAAGTTTTATTAAACAGTTCCTGATATTGCCATTTCGATGGGTCAATTTTTGCAGTAATAAGTGTCAATACTTCCGCAGACGTTTTTCCAGATGGTTTTTCCCAATTTATTGTCTGATATTTGAATGAGCAACTTGTTGATGGATCAAGCCCTTTAATAACAGCATTTCCTTTTGTGCTTAGTTCAATATCATAAGGAAATTTAACTCCATTTCCTGTTTCATAAACTACAGCTCCATTTCTTTCAATGGCGGTATAAGAAATCCTTGTATCATCTTTTACAGTTCCGTTTGAAATATCATAAACATCATATCCAGACCTTACATAAGGCTTATTATTGTCTAATTGCCCAACGATTAGATGTTTGGATAAATCATTCGCATCCTGCTTGACTTTAACAATAATATTCCCAAGTAAATCTATACCATCTCCATTTCTATCTTCACCTTGAGCCTGGCTCTGGAAAACATACAATTTAAGCGCGGGATCATTGACCTGTTTCCAATCCAGGTGAGAAAACTCTTCGCCTATGCTGCTATCCATTAACAGGTCTGTAGAACCTTTGGGGGTTTGATTAACCTTCCAAGGGTGCTCCAGGTTAAATACTCCATGTCCTAATTCATGGGCTCCTGTTTTTTGTAGTGCATTGTTGAATACATATCCAAACTGACCGTTCAGGCGCATGTATCCATTCTGAGCTTTAGAAGAGCTCTTGTTGGTAACAAATAATACATATCGGGCATCAGTACCTTTGTACAGGGCATTGATCTGCTGCTGCTGAGGGCTGTATGTGCTCATCAGATCAGAATCTTCACTGCTGATGGTATTTCCGCTTACAATGCTGCTGATATTTAAAACAGGCTCCTGCTTTACATTAAAGGTTACCCCAATCCTACTATAAATCTGATTGATTTTATCACTCTGCGCCTGTAATTTCGATTGCGAATCCGAATCCAGCGGAACCATGCTGACATTAACCGTCTTAGGGCTAAGATGTATCAGTCTGAAACTGCTGATCACCTGTTGTTTTGCTATGGTGTCAGCCGGCATCAGTACAGCAAGAACCTCTTCCTCAGCATAGTCGAAAGAGCCAACCAGCTTTAACTGATACGTTCTTTCCGTATCGGTCTTATTAAGCTCCGTCGCATTAATTCCTTTTCCTGAGCCCAATGTTTTAAAGATAATTTTAGCATCTTTAAGAGCCGGATCAGTAATCTTTACTTTGGCATCAAATAATTCGGTCTGTTTGTTTACTGTTGCTTTATAAGGCACATACACCGTATTGTTTTCCGCATCTTTTACTGACGGGTATTTCGATTCTGGAAGTTGTTTTTTCTCAGGAGTATCATAAGCAAATTTTCCTTTGCTGTCTTTTTCCCACTGAATGGTAATCCCCTTTGCCGTATACTGATTGACAGATGCACTACTACCGCTTCCTGTAACACCTGCTGTATTATTAGAGTTGGAGGCTCCTCCTTCTGCTACTTTACCTACTTTGGTGACATTTCCTTCTTCATCAACGGTCCAGATATTACCATCTTTGTCTTTGATTTCATAATCTTTTCCTCCCGGATAATCTTCCTGGCTAGCTTCTCCTCCTGTACCGAAGTCTCCGTAGATGGTGATTTTTCCTGGTGGCGGTGTAGCAGTATATTGTATATCTGTAATTACATATTTTACTGTAACGTCCTTTACGCCTGCATCTCCGAAAATTTCTCCCAAGCCTCCGGAAACAGAATGCACGCCTTTTTCCTCAGGATCATAAGCGGTTTCAATTTCTCCTGCAATAAGCTTTTTATCGGTATTAAGCTGGATATTATTAAAAGTAACCTTGATTTTTGTATTGGCTAAATAAGGAACCACAATATATCCTATCCCTGAATAGACACCGCTACCCTGTGATGCGATCACGGTAACAGGAAAATCTCCCGCCATAAAGACTTCATTGATTCCCAACTGCGTCTGTAACGGAGTTTTATTCGCAATGTCAATGGCAGGCATAATCCCGCACTGATAATTGTTATCTACATCATTGGAATCTGTGGTGAAATACTGCACTCCGCTGTATGAATAGGCATTTCCTCCGGAATTTCCATTTTCAGACGGATTGGTATTGTTAAAAGTCTGTACATTTCCACATACGGAACCGATACGGTATTCGTATTCGGTTTGGTCTTCAAGCCCTGTAAGGATGGCTGAAGGCTGATAACTCTGCTGGGTTACCCACTCTGCGGTGCTTGCTTTTTTGCGGTATTGAACATTGTATAGCCCAGCAGGCTGACCTGCAATACTCCAGTTCAGTTCTACCCTTCCACGGCCTACATTTTTAGCCGTCAAAAGTGCTGGGACGGCACAGTTTTCTACGTAATCGAAATAATAGATTTCAGATAATCCGTTGTTTTTATAGACTCCGTTATCATCCGTAGGATTGGCTCCCAAAACAGGGTTTCCGGATTTTGCCTGTACCTGCCATGCATATCTTTTTCCGGGGATTAGCTGGGTTTTATCAATTCCATAATATAAAGTGGGAGCATAGGTTTCTTCCGTCCATAAAGCTGGTGCCGAAAGAAATCCTGAAACAGGACTCTGCCCCATGTCCCAAAGTTCTTTTAAGGTAAAAACATACCTTGTATTGGGAGCAATCTGCCTTGGCATCCATTGGAAAACAATACCTGCTCCTCCGGTGTATGGTGATAATGCCTGTACTTTTTCTGCATTCTGCGGAAGGGTAAGCATTGGCGGATCATACTGCACCAGAAATACGGGAGCACAGGTTTTAGCAGAAAGGTTATTTTTGGTATAATAATCATAAGCCTGAAAACAGAACTGGTATACTCCATCTGACAATGGTTTTGAATATTGCACCGCATTGATTCCCGATAAATTCTGCAGCTCAAATAAAGACCTGAGATCTACATTGGTAAGGGTGATATTATTACCGGGATAGAGCATGAAGGGATTCATACCTGTAATAAAATTGTTGGATTTTGCAAGGGGCACGGCATTCAGTCCTGCTTCTAACGAAAATTTAATTCCTGTCTGATGCTGCGGTTCCAGCAAATCTGTCATTAAGACCTGCAGCTGAAGCTTGTTGTCTGTACTGGTAGCGTAATCTCCAATTCTTACACTGTATGGAGGAATTACCACAGGAACCAGCTTAACGGGGTATTGCTGGGATTTCACAGCTACAGGCAATACGCTGTAAGCTGTAAGCAAAAGCAATGTCAACAACCTCATACTATGAGCAGTAAGTTTCTGTCTTTTGCTTCTATATCGTTGAAAATAATTTTTTATTTTATTAATCATCTTTATGTTTTTTTAAGCTTATAGCCTATTGCTTAGCGCTTACAGCTATTTAAATTCATAGTTGATTTGTTTTTCTGTTCCCGGCTTATTACCCGGAAGGATATATTGGGCTTTTACATTGTATTTCGTTTCCGGAATAATCCCGTAGGTTGACTGCAATAAAGTGTTGATCAATGCGGGTCTTGTATTGGCCGGAGCTCCTACATATTTGGAAGCGGCTTTTGAAATCAGCTCATACCAGTCTGATTTATAATAACTGAACAGATCATATTTGAACGGGAAGGTCTGCTTCAGGAATCCGTTTCCTTTTTCATTGCCCAAATATTGAAGGTAGGAAGTGAAAACAGGGAATGCTTTTACCGGAGGAATTCCAGCAGTATCATCTTCGTTTTCAGCCCTGTTCAGCGTGAG of the Chryseobacterium aureum genome contains:
- a CDS encoding fibronectin type III domain-containing protein; protein product: MKKYVFLLFFCSLLWGQQKNSDKTIIPHIRLKVDSKKDHISLRWAVDEPIAWQKANKMGFSLKRFTLSRDGKVLEKAEEKDLGIFKPASENEWKKLVQENDNAAIVAQSLFGDSFEVEMGEKQGKLEGVVSKSQEVEQRFAYALMAADLDFKVAKLAGWAYTDTSVKPNERYLYTVSINTSEGSLLVQKGDALAAVSANTELPKPLDFIGIFKDKTVTLSWEYLQLRDIYTAYFVEKAQNGGSFKPLGNLPVMNMNDNEGRQVQGMTFVDSLAQNTTEFSYRIRGKTIFGEYGPYSDIVSGAGKKSLEATPRISNFIIDEDETIKLEWDFPKEDEKNITSFELLHSETDMQNSYKVIKNKIPVSDRSLITKSLAPSNYYKIQAIGKAGDKRESFSVLAQPNDVTPPDTPLEFKGKIDTLGVAHLEWKANTEKDLEGYHIFRGIQKGDELVRVTPQAITENHFEDKVVLENLNSKVYYYITATDRRKNQSRPSIILELEKPDKVKPQTPVFTEYKLEDDGKITINWMRSHSYDVAAHQLFRQAKEGADKSWKMIYETKDIQPAYTYTDKDVEADKSYTYYLLAIDKSKLKSDKSQEMTLRSNRIEALSILTNLSGAANRNKKQIELNWKISSKDVGEIIVYRQKGTEKPTLWGTLSGAQNFLEDQSVQTGNSYTYLIKPMLKNNQLAKTEKITIEY
- a CDS encoding T9SS type A sorting domain-containing protein; the protein is MKKIVILLLIVFHVFLWGQGGQAEYKVEFKNFNAVITHNIQNNSNNSEMHIFMYYEDGSRDEIFYKQLFNDNPGNSTYNYSNIYTTPKKPVGIRYNMFINWIKQSTNTEVHEGDYFRTTDICTPIHVVEYFPNAENSDHFDPPFNYDLRFLPVHTLISENLPGTSQPNTNLPSDDKVNLYAKQGFAANLYHYQYSLDNVNWVDVDPSLYTLNKLSVSAKDLFGNNYSQYLGQNIYFRVASCLSNGVYQAVSSPVILTMIKSSPHIPSNTVAPTKCSDTSDGSITLNFDRTLIAGENLKVSLLNTDTGAAVDLTNSGFPNGDLTPFLQTGTTLVIPNLPPGKYKLGLLGTYNANATYTDAPSHTVSFEITKPTPVTFSMTSQTNVYCFQGSDGNISLTAAGGQNQYQYLVTKDGQPYVDWTNFSSGNTTIIQGLGAGIYKIKVRDSNLCVAKDNGNEKEITVTITQPSQAIAFPAAETEVSQPTGYGLSNGYISVRVVGGTPNADGSYNFEWRKDSPSGAVITSGITTDAVNSPYTILLSGLPAGIYYLTVKDKNYSTASSQLGNCGIIAQEFIVNQPDPLVANIQLEKQISCNIANNYQFKPDMNNNGVPDEAEDGILKAVVTGGVGNYTYQWQILNNGLFQDISGANQATLDHLTTGTYKVLVKDSKNNTTDAQYVLVFPPELAITLAANTIACYGQNGGQVSVTAAGGTGAYSYQWNTNDTTPTVTGLSAGNYFVLVNDAKNCKVSGSVQVQGPNQLAIDDILVQNPICYGAANGEIKISVSGGKAPYTIGWTNGISGENNTGLIAGQYTVTVTDANGCSIFRQYTLTDPVQLTVDLGKDRTLCLGDSQTYNVMITDPAATYQWKDQNGNVISTDPFITISAAGIYTVLITDSKGCTATDTVVIKNSSEILNPQFMLTTHAYREATVVLVNTSPTKPQTVEWVVPDTPDIQVINKTDDFIELKFLQLGAYEIGLKGTQGECEKIFSKKVIVEENTNGVNLNPEKASNVREFTILPNPNNGVFTILVGLDKAAIINVRIIDMISHEVYPAVKKTPSTYFTIPYNTSLPAGSYLIILETGNEALVKRMLVQ